A portion of the Fulvia fulva chromosome 1, complete sequence genome contains these proteins:
- a CDS encoding O-methyltransferase bik3 produces MTNQFEALAKEVAQEAQVLCDFLNERGYYQPAFNQGGFTEFDELPEEIEVSRKKLQAAAKAVHDLVAGPEAFVKSLSHNYHDTSTLRWLLNFKIPEAVPLRGSIAYAKIATRCDVNESHLRRVLRYAMTNRLFREVDTDEIAHTAYSAVLVTDEHLRATVQYTTDEVFPTSAKLVEAHEKWMVRSEKNKTAFQVAWNTDLPQREYLEQKGLEDRLKAYTKAQEVIDTSLPYDMDHTITTYEWSKVRRLVCIGGASSPTATILARHFPNLRIMVEDLPDIAQKAQEQLPGELERKLYFTAHDYTSPNPQPDEVSGADVYLLRDVLSHHSDEYATKTLEGLVELLQDGAKLLILDTVVPVAGSLAVEEEKELGARDLDSMMTENGKLRTLDDWEKLLHQADADLVISSVTQPEGSAWSALEVVLEVRDE; encoded by the exons ATGACGAACCAGTTCGAAGCGTTGGCCAAAGAAGTCGCCCAGGAAGCACAAGTGCTGTGCGACTTCCTCAACGAGAGGGGATACTACCAACCAGCTTTCAATCAGGGAGGATTCACTGAGTTCGACGAGTTACCTGAGGAGATTGAAGTATCCAGAAAAAAGCTCCAAGCTGCGGCAAAGGCTGTGCATGACCTTGTCGCCGGGCCTGAAGCTTTTGTCAAGTCTCTCTCACACAAT TACCACGATACATCAACACTTCGCTGGCTCCTCAACTTCAAGATTCCGGAAGCTGTACCTCTCCGTGGAAGCATTGCCTATGCGAAAATCGCCACGAGATGCGATGTGAACGAATCACATCTTCGGAGGGTCCTGAGATATGCTATGACGAACCGCCTCTTTCGCGAGGTTGACACTGATGAAATCGCTCACACGGCATACTCCGCTGTCCTTGTAACGGACGAGCATCTCAGGGCTACGGTGCAGTATACCACAGATGAAGTCTTCCCTACCTCAGCGAAGCTGGTCGAAGCCCACGAGAAGTGGATGGTCAGATCAGAGAAGAACAAGACTGCATTCCAGGTAGCTTGGAACACGGATCTGCCACAGAGAGAGTATCTCGAGCAAAAAGGTCTGGAGGATCGTCTAAAGGCCTATACCAAAGCCCAAGAAGTCATCGACACGTCCTTACCATACGATATGGATCACACCATCACGACTTACGAGTGGAGCAAAGTGCGCAGACTCGTATGTATCGGCGGCGCAAGCAGCCCAACCGCCACAATTCTAGCAAGACACTTTCCAAACCTGAGAATCATGGTCGAAGACCTCCCTGATATCGCGCAGAAAGCGCAGGAACAGCTGCCTGGGGAGCTGGAGCGAAAACTATACTTTACGGCGCATGATTACACTTCTCCCAACCCCCAGCCCGATGAAGTCTCCGGGGCGGATGTATACCTCCTCCGGGATGTCTTGAGTCATCACTCTGATGAGTACGCCACGAAGACGCTGGAGGGTCTAGTGGAGCTGCTTCAAGACGGCGCCAAGCTGTTGATTCTCGATACGGTCGTGCCGGTTGCGGGAAGTTTGGCGGTGGAGGAAGAGAAGGAACTCGGCGCGAGAGACCTGGACTCTATGATGACTGAGAATGGGAAGTTGAGAACGTTGGATGACTGGGAGAAGTTACTTCATCAGGCTGACGCAGACCTTGTGATCAGCTCGGTGACGCAACCGGAGGGCAGTGCCTGGAGTGCATTGGAGGTTGTGTTGGAGGTGAGGGATGAGTGA
- a CDS encoding Mannose-6-phosphate isomerase yields the protein MASVEPVYRIRCSCNQYPWGKTGKESIAARLCEGQGGWDGDGPKQTFKIDDSKPYAEMWMGTYPELPSYVADTGEDLQALIDRNPKELLGEEVMQKFGHSNLPYLPKVLSIAKALPLQLHPNKEKAAELHKKKPDAFTDPNHKPEIALALGKFEAFCGFKPLEDMKSLLELEPLQQFLSGDQLSNFTDKQLKTVVRNMLTADDATIKKTYSALTSLDKSRYGKQSHIPELAPRLAEQYSEADPGVLVALITMNYLVLQKGDSIYIPADGIHAYLAGDIIECMARSNNVLNTGFCPTSERSNVDLFMDCLAFTPHAAEDAILKPQQYKRSRNGHTQLYSPPMSEFDMLQTEIGPGQDEVLGPAGGASILIASQGNGHLRAQGKEYELAEGSVYFIAQGVGFELASKGGQLLVHTAFVEGSTK from the exons ATGGCATCCGTCGAACCAGTCTACCGCATCCGATGCTCTTGCAATCAGTACCCATGGGGCAAGACCGGCAAAGAGTCAATTGCTGCCAGACTTTGTGAAGGGCAGGGAG GCTGGGATGGCGATGGCCCAAAGCAAACCTTTAAGATCGACGATAGCAAGCCATACGCTGAGATGTGGATGGGTACCTACCCAGAGCTTCCTTCATATGTCGCAGATACTGGCGAGGACCTGCAAGCTTTGATTGACCGTAACCCAAAGGAGCTTCTCGGCGAGGAGGTCATGCAAAAGTTTGGTCACTCCAACCTGCCATATCTGCCCAAGGTCCTTTCCATCGCCAAGGCACTTCCACTTCAGCTTCACCCGAACAAGGAGAAGGCCGCTGAGCTGCACAAGAAGAAGCCAGATGCCTTCACAGATCCAAACCACAAGCCAGAGATTGCTCTCGCCTTGGGCAAGTTCGAGGCTTTCTGCGGCTTCAAGCCACTCGAAGACATGAAGAGCTTGCTTGAGCTCGAGCCTCTCCAACAATTCTTGTCTGGAGACCAATTGTCGAACTTTACAGACAAGCAGCTCAAGACAGTCGTCCGCAACATGCTCACCGCCGACGATGCAACGATCAAGAAGACCTACTCCGCGTTGACCTCTCTCGACAAGTCTCGGTACGGTAAGCAATCCCACATCCCAGAGCTTGCACCACGCCTCGCAGAGCAGTACTCCGAAGCCGACCCAGGAGTCCTCGTTGCCCTCATCACCATGAACTACCTAGTTCTGCAGAAGGGAGACAGCATCTACATCCCAGCCGATGGCATCCATGCATACCTTGCTGGCGACATCATCGAGTGCATGGCACGATCGAACAATGTGCTGAACACCGGCTTCTGCCCAACGAGCGAGAGAAGCAACGTCGATCTCTTCATGGACTGCCTGGCCTTCACACCACATGCAGCTGAGGATGCAATCTTGAAGCCACAGCAGTACAAGAGAAGCAGGAACGGGCATACACAGCTATACTCTCCGCCAATGAGCGAGTTTGATATGCTGCAGACTGAGATTGGTCCTGGTCAGGACGAAGTTCTTGGCCCTGCTGGCGGTGCAAGCATTCTCATTGCAAGCCAAGGTAACGGCCATCTCAGAGCGCAGGGCAAGGAGTACGAGTTGGCAGAAG GTTCCGTGTACTTCATCGCACAAGGAGTCGGCTTCGAGCTTGCCAGCAAAGGTGGCCAGCTTCTCGTCCACACTGCCTTCGTCGAGGGCAGCACCAAGTAG
- a CDS encoding Ribosome biogenesis protein tsr1 has translation MSVLPYRFKAGNDSKPSTNMAQDQHHHRSTTKSTNKPFKTKHATKGALKEKSKGKVESLETGSRKTPHQQVMSKIDRRNRARQLRINHHADREDKGAVFTGKDGAPRIVALVALCGDSHVESVAQRLNESVGIEAQDVTKATEVPRFKQKVQYICPRRELFSTLDACRSADFVLFVLSANDEVDELGESMLRAIESQGVGTVLTGVHNLDKVEPVKKRPDVVKSLKSYITHFFASQDKVHDLSNRQDCSNVMRSLCTLMPKGIRWREDRSWMRLDDARWEGEQYVVTGHVRGKGLKADRLVTLGDWGDFQLEKITAAPLPTKSKRTKTDEMALDTPAGEITLETPTEEQDDLAELAPEEATMDDVPTASIAPSERKAVLLDDHHYFHDDERDAVPAPKRLPRGTSKYQAAWYLDDVSDSGSDLEDVDDDDDMSLNGEAPAAGPADGHFDDFMQEPTEGAPTEYPQSEYFADNAPEDEADQIEAYRKQRRDDAEDDLEFPDEIELHPGMNARERLARYRGLKSLRTSHWETEEDRPYEPEDWNRLLEIMDYKSVKNRVVKEAMFGGVKPGSRVSVYVRIPQDRVAELQALPAPTALYSLLKHEHKRSAINVSISLSSDYPGPIKSKTEMIMQCGPRRLVINPLFSQGGNTPNNVHKFDRYLHPGRTAVATFIGPVTWGSVPCLFFKSPDQSEYPNGQLCDTPPSSELEMIATGTTLAPSTSRVIAKRIILTGHPYKIHKKLVTIRYMFFSNEDVEYFRALQLWTKRGRSGYVKEPLGTHGYFKATFDGKVNPLDSVAVRMYKRVYPRQAKLFRAVQGDDVPELVSAVEEVKMAE, from the coding sequence ATGAGTGTACTGCCATATCGATTCAAGGCCGGCAACGATAGTAAGCCAAGTACAAATATGGCGCAAGACCAGCATCATCACCGCTCGACGACCAAGTCCACCAACAAACCTTTCAAGACGAAGCACGCTACCAAAGGCGCGCTGAAGGAGAAGAGCAAGGGCAAAGTCGAGTCACTCGAGACGGGATCGCGCAAGACGCCACACCAGCAAGTCATGTCGAAGATTGATCGCCGAAACCGTGCCAGGCAGCTGAGGATCAACCACCATGCCGATCGAGAGGACAAGGGAGCTGTCTTCACAGGCAAAGATGGCGCGCCACGCATTGTGGCACTGGTCGCGCTTTGCGGTGATAGCCATGTCGAGTCTGTCGCCCAGCGCCTGAATGAAAGTGTAGGCATCGAGGCACAGGATGTAACGAAGGCTACCGAGGTGCCTCGCTTCAAGCAAAAGGTGCAGTACATCTGTCCGCGACGGGAGCTGTTCTCAACACTGGATGCATGCAGAAGTGCCGACTTTGTGCTTTTTGTGCTGAGCGCAAATGATGAGGTCGATGAGCTTGGAGAGTCGATGCTGCGAGCGATTGAGTCACAGGGCGTGGGTACAGTCTTGACGGGAGTGCACAATCTCGATAAGGTGGAGCCAGTGAAGAAGAGGCCGGATGTCGTCAAGAGTCTGAAGAGCTACATCACCCATTTCTTCGCCTCGCAGGACAAGGTACATGACCTGAGCAACAGACAAGACTGCAGCAACGTCATGCGCTCGCTGTGCACACTCATGCCCAAGGGCATTCGGTGGCGAGAAGACCGGAGCTGGATGCGCCTGGACGATGCACGCTGGGAGGGTGAGCAATATGTGGTCACTGGCCATGTGCGTGGTAAAGGCCTCAAAGCAGACCGCCTGGTCACACTGGGGGACTGGGGCGATTTTCAGCTTGAGAAGATCACCGCAGCGCCACTTCCCACCAAGTCCAAGCGAACAAAGACGGACGAAATGGCACTTGATACCCCTGCTGGTGAGATCACCCTGGAGACACCGACAGAAGAGCAGGATGACTTAGCGGAGCTTGCTCCAGAGGAGGCGACCATGGACGATGTCCCCACCGCATCAATCGCGCCCTCAGAACGCAAAGCGGTACTTCTGGACGACCACCATTACTTCCATGATGACGAGAGAGATGCTGTACCAGCACCCAAACGATTACCACGCGGGACGAGCAAATACCAAGCAGCATGGTACTTGGATGATGTATCTGACTCAGGATCTGATCTAGAAGATGTTGACGATGATGATGACATGAGCTTGAACGGAGAAGCACCTGCAGCTGGACCTGCGGACGGCCACTTTGACGACTTCATGCAAGAGCCTACGGAAGGCGCGCCAACTGAATACCCCCAGAGTGAGTACTTTGCGGACAATGCACCCGAGGATGAGGCAGATCAGATCGAGGCGTACCGAAAGCAACGCCGCGATGATGCTGAGGATGACCTGGAGTTTCCGGACGAGATCGAGCTCCACCCAGGCATGAATGCACGAGAGAGACTAGCACGCTACAGAGGCTTGAAGAGCTTGCGGACAAGCCACTGGGAGACCGAGGAAGACAGACCATACGAGCCTGAGGACTGGAACAGACTCTTGGAGATCATGGACTACAAGTCCGTCAAGAATAGAGTAGTCAAGGAGGCCATGTTTGGTGGCGTCAAGCCGGGTTCCAGAGTCAGCGTCTATGTTCGCATCCCACAAGATCGCGTCGCAGAGCTTCAGGCGCTCCCAGCACCGACGGCTTTATACTCCCTCCTCAAACACGAACACAAGCGCTCGGCTATTAATGTCTCCATATCTCTTTCCTCGGATTATCCAGGGCCGATCAAATCCAAGACCGAAATGATCATGCAATGCGGTCCTCGCCGTCTAGTCATCAATCCACTCTTCTCACAAGGCGGCAACACCCCGAACAACGTCCACAAGTTCGATCGATATCTCCATCCAGGCCGCACTGCAGTTGCAACCTTCATCGGACCCGTAACATGGGGTAGTGTGCCTTGCCTTTTCTTCAAGTCTCCCGATCAGAGCGAATATCCGAACGGCCAGCTCTGTGACACGCCACCCTCATCAGAGCTCGAAATGATCGCCACAGGAACCACATTGGCACCATCCACGTCTCGAGTGATCGCCAAGCGCATTATCCTCACAGGACACCCGTACAAGATCCACAAGAAACTTGTCACCATCCGGTACATGTTCTTCTCCAACGAGGACGTGGAATACTTCCGTGCTCTGCAACTCTGGACGAAGAGGGGACGAAGTGGATATGTCAAAGAGCCTCTTGGTACGCACGGGTATTTCAAGGCGACGTTTGATGGCAAGGTAAATCCGTTGGATTCAGTGGCGGTCAGGATGTACAAGAGAGTGTACCCCCGACAGGCGAAGTTGTTCAGGGCCGTGCAGGGAGATGATGTGCCGGAACTGGTGTCGGCTGTGGAGGAAGTCAAGATGGCTGAATAG
- a CDS encoding Lipoamide acyltransferase, mitochondrial, whose amino-acid sequence MSSFRSSFIRVLRSQQHRPAGLPRPLFYRQFHASNRLDVVKPFLLADIGEGITECQLIQWFVQPGARVEQFDKLCEVQSDKASVEITSPFDGVIKKLYYDPDDMAITGKPLVDIDIQSELSAEDEAKLGSTGEEAERESEHTEPEPKQDGAASEEHEAVEQEGVGATHTPVSSTAPKAAQHESQQHTPRPSKHDKGSLATPAVRHLVKEHNLEITNIQGSGKDGRVMKEDVQRHVSGAVQRSQSSSSPGHTAMQGSKEDRKVSLTPVQNQMFKAMTRSLNIPQFLYSTAADMTAVTALRKKLNETAKPEQKLTHLVFIMKAVSLAFLRHPLLNASLNTKDPKKPELLYKGSHNFGIAIDSPSGLLVPVVKNVQDLSIVEIAAKMRQLSEAARSNKLAPGDFSGATFTVSNIGSVGGGVVSPVISEPQVGIVGVGRSRIVPAFDENEVLIRREELVFSWSADHRVVDGAECARCAEKVKSLLEEPASMLVDLR is encoded by the coding sequence ATGAGCTCTTTTAGATCGTCCTTCATTCGCGTGCTCCGTTCGCAGCAACATCGTCCAGCCGGACTTCCTAGACCACTCTTCTACCGCCAATTCCACGCGTCTAATAGACTAGATGTCGTTAAACCGTTTCTGCTCGCTGATATCGGCGAGGGCATTACCGAATGCCAGCTTATACAATGGTTTGTGCAGCCAGGTGCACGCGTCGAGCAATTCGACAAGCTATGCGAGGTGCAGTCCGACAAGGCCAGCGTGGAGATCACCAGCCCGTTCGACGGGGTCATCAAGAAGCTGTACTACGACCCAGATGACATGGCGATCACGGGAAAGCCGCTAGTAGACATCGACATCCAGAGCGAGCTCAGTGCCGAGGACGAGGCAAAGCTAGGAAGCACTGGCGAAGAGGCAGAACGAGAGAGTGAGCACACAGAGCCAGAGCCGAAGCAGGATGGAGCGGCATCAGAAGAGCACGAAGCGGTCGAGCAAGAAGGCGTTGGAGCGACACACACCCCAGTGTCATCAACTGCGCCAAAAGCTGCTCAGCACGAATCACAACAACATACACCACGACCCAGCAAACACGACAAAGGATCACTGGCTACACCTGCTGTGCGGCACCTGGTCAAAGAGCACAATCTCGAAATCACGAATATACAAGGCTCGGGCAAGGATGGCAGAGTAATGAAGGAAGATGTGCAACGCCATGTCTCTGGCGCAGTTCAGCGGTCGCAGTCCTCCTCAAGTCCAGGGCATACTGCAATGCAAGGGTCGAAGGAGGACCGTAAGGTGTCCTTGACGCCAGTACAGAACCAGATGTTCAAGGCAATGACACGCTCCTTGAACATACCACAGTTCCTCTACAGCACAGCCGCCGACATGACAGCAGTGACGGCGCTGCGCAAGAAACTGAACGAGACCGCCAAACCGGAGCAGAAGCTGACGCACCTCGTGTTCATCATGAAAGCTGTGAGCTTGGCTTTCCTGCGACATCCACTTCTCAATGCATCTCTCAATACCAAAGATCCTAAGAAGCCGGAGCTGCTCTACAAAGGTAGCCACAACTTCGGCATCGCGATCGACTCGCCCTCCGGACTTCTGGTGCCTGTGGTCAAGAACGTGCAGGACTTGAGCATAGTTGAGATCGCTGCGAAGATGCGACAGCTATCAGAAGCTGCTCGCAGCAACAAACTTGCACCCGGAGACTTCAGTGGGGCAACGTTCACAGTTTCGAATATCGGGTCGGTCGGTGGTGGTGTTGTTTCTCCTGTCATCTCAGAACCACAAGTTGGGATCGTCGGCGTGGGCAGAAGCAGGATAGTTCCAGCGTTCGACGAGAACGAGGTCCTGATCCGGCGAGAAGAACTCGTCTTCAGCTGGAGTGCTGATCATCGAGTTGTCGACGGCGCTGAGTGCGCAAGATGCGCAGAAAAAGTCAAGTCTCTTCTGGAGGAGCCAGCATCAATGCTGGTCGATCTACGGTAG
- a CDS encoding putative gluconokinase, whose protein sequence is MQQSREPINNFLHEQQFPPTPPSEPSSDLTKMTTNSTNASSTSSTVPPRHKHIWVITGPAGCGKTSVAEYLHQTQDLPYLEGDTFHTPANVQKMATGQPLTDADRWDWLVTLREEALKNLSQPGTPGVIVTCSALKRKYRDVMRVATYHHPEIRVHFMFLRASEAALMDRVRARQNHYMKDYMVHSQFESLEAPTGEEDDVLAVDASGTSAEVQELARGVYEKTMSVDM, encoded by the exons ATGCAGCAGTCACGAGAACCTATCAACAACTTTCTCCATGAACAACAGTTCCCGCCAACACCTCCGTCGGAACCATCGAGCGACCTGACCAAGATGACGACAAACTCTACCAATGCCAGTTCAACCTCCAGCACAGTTCCGCCCAGGCACAAGCACATCTGGGTCATAACAGGGCCAGCCGGCTGCGGAAAGACATCAGTCGCCGAGTACCTCCACCAGACTCAAGACCTACCATACCTGGAAGGCGATACT TTCCATACCCCAGCCAATGTCCAAAAGATGGCCACAGGCCAACCCCTGACAGATGCAGACCGCTGGGACTGGCTCGTGACACTCCGCGAAGAAGCTCTGAAGAACCTCTCACAGCCTGGTACTCCCGGCGTCATCGTCACCTGCTCCGCCCTCAAGCGCAAATATCGAGATGTCATGCGCGTGGCCACCTACCACCATCCTGAGATCCGCGTGCACTTCATGTTCTTGCGAGCTAGTGAGGCAGCGCTGATGGATCGGGTGAGGGCGAGACAGAACCACTACATGAAGGACTATATGGTCCACAGCCAGTTCGAGAGTCTTGAGGCTCCTACCGGGGAAGAAGACGATGTTCTCGCCGTGGATGCGAGTGGAACGAGCGCGGAGGTACAGGAGTTAGCTAGAGGGGTCTACGAGAAGACTATGTCGGTGGATATGTAA
- a CDS encoding Delta-1-pyrroline-5-carboxylate dehydrogenase, mitochondrial: MPYTASSMPGSRLLSKAAGSRARSELEWFVLRSMSLLRKVILRHQVTSTMATTKTMQTCKHQLASTLRVSPVKNAIGQKSGLATLASFKIPTVNNEPNKHYEKGSVDRQKLADAMKSLKSKAPLDVPIVVGGKEIKTSSISGQPMPHAHKQSIASWSGASAQDVQKSIESALKAKSSWEAMPFQDRAAIFLKAADLISTKYRYDIMAATMLGQGKNAWQAEIDSAAETCDFLRFNVKYAEEVYSHQPVHHAPGVWNRVEYRPLEGFVYAITPFNFTAIAANLPAAPALMGNVVVWKPSPAAIASNWLVYQILLEAGLPPNVIQFVPGDAVEVTKAVLNHKEFASLHYTGSTGVFRQLYGQIGQGTAEGRYTGYPRIVGETGGKNFHLIHPTADVNNAVINTVRGAFEYQGQKCSATSRAYFPKSMWDEAKPLLAEETKKLKIGSPEHLDNFIGPVIHQQSFDKLSRAIDESNSDSDLELLVGGKYDGSEGFFIHPSIYVSKTPTHKNFKTEFFGPILTVYVYDDSKPDAFAEICKTIDSSSDYALTGAVFSKDREALVFAENALRNAAGNFYLNCKSTGAVVGQQPFGGARASGTNDKAGSATLLSRFVSMRALKEEFRTLDEVEYPSNKI, translated from the exons ATGCCGTATACTGCTAGCTCCATGCCAGGGTCGCGTCTCTTATCGAAGGCCGCTGGTAGCCGAGCAAGGAGCGAGCTCGAATGGTTTGTTTTAAGGTCAATGTCCTTGCTGCGAAAGGTCATCTTGCGACACCAAGTCACTTCAACAATGGCGACTACTAAGACAATGCAGACCTGCAAGCATCAGCTTGCGAGCACCTTGAGAGTGTCGCCAGTCAAGAATGCTATCGGTCAGAAGAGTGGACTTGCGACTCTTGCGAGCTTCAAGATTCCAACAGTCAACAATGAGCCAAAC AAACACTACGAGAAAGGCTCTGTCGACCGCCAGAAGCTCGCCGATGCCATGAAGAGCCTCAAGTCGAAAGCACCTCTGGATGTACCGATCGTTGTTGGTGGGAAAGAGATCAAGACCTCGAGTATCTCGGGGCAACCAATGCCACATGCACACAAGCAATCGATTGCCTCGTGGTCGGGAGCATCGGCGCAAGATGTGCAGAAGTCGATCGAGTCGGCCTTAAAAGCAAAAAGCTCGTGGGAAGCAATGCCATTCCAGGACAGGGCTGCAATCTTCTTGAAGGCTGCGGATTTGATCAGCACCAAATACAGATACGATATCATGGCTGCGACTATGCTTGGTCAGGGCAAGAACGCATGGCAGGCAGAAATCGACTCTGCTGCAGAGACATGTGATTTCCTGCGATTCAACGTCAAGTACGCCGAGGAGGTGTACTCTCACCAGCCAGTGCACCATGCTCCTGGTGTTTGGAATCGTGTCGAATACAGGCCGCTTGAGGGATTCGTTTATGCCATTACTCCGTTCAACTTCACAGCCATCGCGGCCAACCTTCCAGCGGCACCAGCCTTGATGGGCAACGTTGTGGTCTGGAAACCTTCGCCTGCTGCCATTGCTTCCAACTGGCTAGTCTACCAGATCCTCCTTGAGGCTGGCCTTCCGCCGAATGTCATTCAATTCGTACCAGGTGACGCTGTTGAAGTCACCAAAGCAGTCTTGAACCACAAAGAGTTTGCATCTCTTCACTACACTGGATCGACTGGCGTGTTCCGTCAGCTCTACGGCCAAATTGGTCAGGGCACTGCGGAGGGCAGATATACCGGATACCCACGCATTGTAGGAGAGACTGGCGGCAAGAATTTCCACCTCATTCACCCAACCGCAGACGTCAACAACGCCGTGATCAACACTGTCCGTGGGGCGTTCGAGTACCAAGGTCAGAAATGTTCCGCAACCTCACGCGCTTACTTCCCAAAGAGCATGTGGGACGAGGCCAAGCCTCTGCTTGCTGAGGAGACCAAGAAGCTCAAGATTGGCTCGCCAGAGCACTTGGATAACTTCATTGGTCCAGTCATCCACCAGCAGTCGTTCGACAAGCTTTCCAGGGCCATCGACGAGTCCAACAGCGACTCCGACCTCGAGCTCTTGGTTGGAGGCAAGTACGACGGCAGCGAAGGATTCTTCATCCACCCTTCCATCTACGTATCTAAAACTCCAACACACAAAAACTTCAAGACGGAGTTCTTCGGACCGATTCTGACAGTCTACGTGTACGATGACTCCAAGCCTGATGCTTTCGCAGAGATCTGCAAAACAATCGACTCTTCCTCAGATTACGCGCTTACCGGCGCCGTCTTCTCCAAGGACAGAGAGGCATTGGTCTTCGCTGAGAACGCTCTTCGCAACGCTGCCGGCAACTTCTACCTCAACTGCAAGTCCACTGGTGCTGTCGTCGGCCAGCAGCCATTTGGTGGTGCCCGTGCATCTGGCACCAACGACAAGGCAGGCTCGGCAACTCTGCTCTCGAGATTCGTATCTATGCGTGCTCTCAAGGAGGAGTTCAGGACTCTAGATGAGGTCGAGTACCCTTCCAACAAGATCTAA